A single window of Salvia splendens isolate huo1 chromosome 8, SspV2, whole genome shotgun sequence DNA harbors:
- the LOC121744137 gene encoding pistil-specific extensin-like protein, with the protein MPSVSLFNSFVLSLLLTANATLATHPHPSPSPHQHHPPAPAPSHPPVRKMVAIQGVVYCKSCKYRGVDTLTGATPLAGAVVKLQCNNSKTGMVETKTSDKNGYFFFMPQKLTTSGSHKCKVFLVSSPSAACNVPTNLHGGALGAILLRKPVDAPPKPLPFELFTVGPFAFEAAKKLPCHY; encoded by the exons ATGCCTTCTGTTTCTTTGTTCAATTCCTTTGTCCTTTCTCTCCTCCTCACCGCCAACGCCACCCTAGCAACCCACCCTCATCCGTCTCCTTCACCACACCAGCATCACCCCCCTGCCCCGGCCCCGTCTCACCCTCCCGTGAGGAAGATGGTGGCTATTCAAGGCGTCGTCTACTGCAAGTCCTGCAAGTATAGAGGAGTCGACACTCTCACGGGAGCCACTCCTCTTGCCG GTGCTGTGGTGAAGCTGCAATGCAACAACTCGAAGACGGGCATGGTGGAGACGAAGACGAGCGACAAGAACGGCTACTTCTTCTTCATGCCGCAGAAGCTGACCACCTCTGGGTCCCACAAGTGCAAGGTCTTCCTCGTCTCGTCTCCCTCCGCGGCCTGTAACGTCCCCACCAACCTCCACGGTGGCGCCCTCGGCGCAATCCTTCTCCGCAAGCCGGTTGATGCCCCGCCCAAGCCGTTGCCGTTTGAGCTCTTTACGGTTGGACCCTTCGCCTTTGAAGCCGCCAAGAAACTGCCATGTCACTACTAG